A region from the Campylobacter blaseri genome encodes:
- a CDS encoding DUF234 domain-containing protein: MDELIKFYLVFDGLDIKNNYDDVFIAIKDEILLNHNKLRLKFKFDKYSKLALSKFAKNDRKKFSINKVMSRFKAQKSVNWLLNEGILELEKSREKKPTPQNKKEKLPKYLRRYTIHDKVKFKNHFDRFWFRFIEPNLTLLDNNKIEQVLEIIKLDFENYASLGFEALSGLVLKKYLNLEKDVYSFWTKDLEIDIFYEFDDKVMIGEVKYKDRKVCKSLLNSISLKCEKLNITPDKIIIFSKSGFSKELLNIKSEKLLLFDMDDFTILLE, from the coding sequence ATGGATGAACTTATTAAATTTTACTTAGTGTTTGATGGTTTGGATATAAAAAATAACTATGATGATGTTTTTATTGCTATAAAAGATGAAATTTTACTTAACCATAATAAATTAAGATTAAAATTTAAATTTGATAAATATAGCAAGCTAGCACTTTCTAAATTCGCTAAAAATGATAGAAAAAAATTTTCAATAAATAAAGTTATGTCAAGATTTAAAGCTCAAAAATCTGTAAATTGGCTTTTAAATGAGGGAATTTTAGAACTTGAAAAAAGTAGAGAAAAAAAGCCTACTCCACAAAACAAAAAGGAAAAACTACCTAAATATCTAAGAAGATATACAATCCACGATAAGGTTAAATTTAAAAATCACTTTGATAGGTTTTGGTTTAGATTCATAGAACCTAATCTAACTCTACTAGATAATAATAAAATAGAACAAGTTTTAGAAATAATAAAGCTAGATTTTGAAAACTATGCCAGTTTGGGATTTGAGGCTTTAAGCGGATTGGTTCTAAAAAAATATTTAAATTTAGAAAAAGATGTTTATAGTTTTTGGACTAAAGATTTAGAAATCGATATTTTTTATGAATTTGATGATAAAGTTATGATTGGCGAAGTAAAATATAAAGATAGGAAAGTCTGTAAAAGCTTGTTAAACTCTATTAGTTTAAAGTGTGAAAAGTTAAATATAACTCCAGATAAAATTATCATTTTTTCTAAAAGTGGCTTTAGCAAGGAGCTTTTAAATATTAAATCTGAAAAATTACTGCTGTTTGATATGGATGATTTTACAATTTTACTTGAATAA
- a CDS encoding aminotransferase class V-fold PLP-dependent enzyme, protein MDIENVRKDIILKDETYYFDYTATGLACKSIENEIQSILETYSNIHSESSELARITNEYYENSRRGLKGLLALDDSFYLIPCGNGATAAIKRFQEIMGIYIPPATRDFLGLNIKNMDNLPLVLVSPYEHHSNEISYRQGVCETIRVSLDKNGEINFDELKEILEKNRGRKIIAAFSVASNVTGVLTDYKKLYLTIKAYGGTVLLDASSYIAYDNVDCNFYDAMVFSSHKLLGGVAGCGVLVIKKNLCKCKEPTFAAGGTVQYVNRKHEVFALDKEQLEQPGTPGIIALIRAFLAFKLRNSIGLENIRKKEKELGEYFLSKITKINDVTLYAKNVKDRLAVFSFNVKGYNPYDFASILSQNYYVETRAGCACAGPYGHDLLELDDMDFLDYDKPGWVRISIHYTHTKEDIDYLISAIKAVIKKRGKIKFSQGRYLC, encoded by the coding sequence TTGGACATAGAAAATGTTAGAAAAGATATTATTTTAAAAGATGAAACTTACTATTTTGATTATACTGCTACAGGGTTAGCTTGCAAATCAATAGAAAATGAAATTCAAAGTATATTAGAGACATACTCTAATATACATTCTGAATCAAGTGAACTTGCTAGAATTACAAATGAGTATTATGAAAATTCCCGTAGAGGGCTTAAGGGGCTACTTGCATTAGACGATAGCTTTTATCTTATTCCATGTGGAAATGGTGCAACAGCCGCTATAAAAAGATTTCAAGAGATAATGGGTATATATATACCACCAGCAACAAGAGATTTTTTAGGACTAAATATTAAAAATATGGACAATTTGCCACTTGTTTTAGTCTCTCCTTATGAACACCATTCAAATGAGATTAGCTATAGACAAGGTGTTTGTGAGACTATAAGAGTATCTTTAGATAAAAATGGTGAAATTAATTTTGATGAACTTAAGGAAATTCTAGAAAAAAACAGAGGAAGAAAAATTATTGCAGCTTTTAGTGTAGCATCAAATGTAACTGGTGTTTTAACTGACTATAAAAAACTCTATCTTACCATAAAGGCATACGGAGGCACTGTTTTGCTAGATGCTTCTTCATATATAGCTTATGACAATGTAGATTGTAACTTTTATGATGCTATGGTTTTTTCATCTCATAAACTTTTAGGCGGAGTTGCTGGATGTGGAGTGCTTGTTATAAAAAAAAACTTGTGTAAATGCAAAGAGCCTACATTTGCTGCTGGCGGAACAGTGCAATATGTAAATAGAAAACATGAGGTTTTTGCTCTAGATAAAGAACAGCTAGAACAACCCGGAACTCCAGGGATAATAGCTTTAATTAGAGCGTTTTTAGCTTTTAAGCTTAGAAATAGTATCGGTCTTGAAAATATAAGAAAAAAAGAAAAAGAGTTAGGTGAGTATTTTTTAAGTAAAATTACAAAAATCAATGATGTTACACTATATGCTAAAAATGTTAAAGATAGACTAGCTGTATTTTCTTTTAATGTAAAAGGTTATAACCCTTATGATTTTGCCTCAATTCTTAGTCAAAACTACTATGTTGAAACCAGAGCAGGTTGTGCATGTGCAGGACCATATGGACATGATTTACTTGAATTAGATGATATGGATTTTTTAGATTATGATAAGCCTGGTTGGGTTAGGATTAGTATACACTACACACATACAAAAGAGGATATTGATTATCTTATAAGTGCGATAAAAGCAGTTATAAAAAAGCGTGGAAAAATTAAATTTTCACAAGGAAGATATCTTTGTTAA
- the dnaE gene encoding DNA polymerase III subunit alpha: MSEFTHLHLHTEYSLLDGANKIKELAAMLKERGSKAVAITDHGNMFGAIDFYKTMKKNGIKPIIGMEAYIHNGETLDDKSTRSRFHLILLAKNEVGYKNLMYLSSMAYLEGFYFNPRINKKILKEHSEGLVCSAACLQGEVNFHLNLSDRNLKRGAQGYEKAKEVALEYKEIFGDDFYLEIMRHGINDQMKIDKDILRISKETGIKIIATNDAHYPYKQRAEAHEVFMCIAMAKNLDDPNRLRHSMQELYVKSDKEMKWIFADIPEVIENTQEVVDKCNLELKLGEPTPPNFKFTLEYARENGIKLPYPNDRYNLENDKILFKKLSEKRLEERLQFIDESKHIEYKERLKREIDIINSMKFPGYMLIVADFINEAKKAGIPVGPGRGSAAGSLVAFSLKITDIDPMPYNLLFERFLNPERVSMPDIDVDFCQDRRGEVIDYVVEKYGRYNVAQVATFGKLLAKGVIRDVARVCGMAYAEADKMAKLIPDNLGITLNGKGEPGSANFKEGAFQLEPKIKELIDSNPSARQVWKYSLDLEGLNRNAGMHAAGVVISNEELWNKTPLFRQTNNVDGGLITQYTKDFLEDVDLIKFDFLGLKTLTVIDNAIKLVKSRYSKDIIWEQIDMNEKKVYKTIQSGYTLGIFQIESAGMQKLASELKPDCFEDIIAMIALYRPGPMDLIPDFVKRKHGEARIEYIIDEIKDILEPTYGVIVYQEQVMQIVQKVGGFSLGAADIVRRAMSKKKEDEMKELKKQYLVGAKNQGYNENKADELFEMIMKFASYGFNKSHAAAYAMITFQTAYLKTFYPAEFMAALLTSEEDNMDKVAIYIDEIKRLNIDILPPSINKSFRQFSVIKKDNKEAIIFGMGAIKGVGLGAIDNIVKEREKDGDFTNINDFVSRIDSFKVNKRVTEALIKSGAMDCLGLTRMALLQNIENITDACRNSAKIKNDAQNSLFGLEDGIANVEVNFIPNSDEYDMKSLLRLEKESLGIYISGHPLGEFEDEINSMQYTLTSEFENLKDYTETILIGKIEDIDIKITRRGKKMGIISALDLHGNFEMVAFDDKLEKIESFSEEERGRPYVFAVRIIKDEHQYKISVNDVFSLEDAKNGEFKQKSYNRKNDSYKNEYQNEQKRNIEDCEIELNLDNLDVDLINKIYNLAYKSNNGVNSKRLVLKIITSSKIFIFETNFFIDDRFLDNMKEFLAA, translated from the coding sequence ATGAGCGAATTTACACATTTACACTTGCACACAGAGTATTCATTGCTTGATGGAGCAAACAAGATAAAAGAGTTAGCTGCTATGCTAAAAGAGCGTGGAAGTAAGGCTGTTGCAATAACTGATCATGGTAATATGTTTGGTGCAATTGATTTTTATAAAACTATGAAAAAAAATGGTATTAAGCCTATAATTGGTATGGAAGCATACATTCATAACGGTGAAACATTAGATGACAAAAGCACAAGGAGTAGATTTCATCTTATACTTCTTGCTAAAAATGAAGTTGGTTATAAAAATTTAATGTATCTTAGCTCAATGGCATATTTAGAAGGCTTTTATTTTAATCCAAGAATTAATAAAAAAATATTAAAAGAACATAGTGAAGGTCTGGTTTGTTCTGCTGCTTGTTTACAAGGAGAGGTAAATTTTCATCTAAATTTAAGCGATAGAAATTTAAAAAGAGGAGCACAGGGTTACGAGAAAGCAAAAGAGGTTGCTTTAGAATACAAAGAGATTTTTGGAGATGATTTTTATCTTGAAATTATGCGTCATGGCATAAATGATCAAATGAAAATTGATAAAGATATTTTAAGAATCTCAAAAGAGACAGGCATTAAAATAATAGCTACAAACGATGCTCACTATCCTTATAAACAAAGAGCTGAAGCACATGAAGTTTTTATGTGTATAGCTATGGCAAAAAACTTAGATGACCCAAATAGGCTCAGGCATAGTATGCAGGAGTTATATGTAAAAAGCGATAAAGAGATGAAGTGGATTTTTGCAGATATTCCTGAAGTTATAGAAAATACCCAAGAGGTAGTTGATAAATGTAATTTAGAGCTAAAATTAGGAGAGCCGACTCCTCCAAATTTTAAATTTACTTTAGAATATGCACGAGAAAATGGTATAAAATTACCATATCCAAATGATAGATATAATTTAGAAAATGATAAAATTTTGTTTAAGAAACTTAGTGAAAAAAGGCTTGAAGAAAGACTTCAATTTATAGATGAAAGCAAACATATAGAATATAAAGAGAGATTAAAAAGAGAGATTGACATTATAAATTCAATGAAATTTCCAGGTTATATGCTTATAGTTGCTGATTTTATCAATGAAGCTAAGAAAGCAGGTATTCCAGTTGGTCCAGGTCGTGGTTCTGCTGCTGGAAGTTTGGTAGCATTTTCTTTAAAGATAACAGATATTGACCCAATGCCATACAACTTACTTTTTGAAAGATTTTTAAATCCTGAAAGAGTTAGTATGCCTGATATTGATGTTGATTTTTGTCAAGATAGAAGAGGCGAAGTAATTGACTATGTTGTAGAAAAATATGGCAGATATAATGTTGCTCAAGTTGCAACTTTTGGTAAATTACTTGCAAAAGGTGTTATAAGAGATGTTGCAAGAGTTTGTGGTATGGCATATGCTGAGGCTGACAAAATGGCAAAACTAATTCCTGATAATTTAGGAATAACTTTAAATGGAAAAGGAGAGCCAGGAAGTGCAAATTTTAAAGAAGGAGCGTTTCAGCTAGAACCTAAAATAAAAGAGTTGATTGACTCAAATCCTAGTGCAAGACAAGTGTGGAAGTATTCGCTTGACTTAGAAGGACTTAATAGAAACGCAGGTATGCACGCAGCAGGTGTTGTTATAAGTAATGAGGAGCTTTGGAATAAAACTCCACTTTTTAGGCAAACAAACAATGTCGATGGGGGGTTGATTACTCAGTATACAAAAGACTTTTTAGAAGATGTGGATTTGATTAAATTTGACTTTTTGGGTCTTAAGACTTTAACAGTAATTGATAATGCCATAAAACTTGTTAAAAGTAGATACAGTAAAGATATCATTTGGGAACAAATAGATATGAATGAAAAAAAAGTATATAAGACTATTCAAAGCGGATACACTTTAGGGATTTTTCAAATAGAAAGTGCTGGAATGCAAAAACTTGCAAGTGAATTAAAGCCTGACTGTTTTGAAGATATTATTGCGATGATAGCACTTTATCGCCCAGGACCTATGGATCTTATTCCTGATTTTGTAAAAAGAAAACATGGTGAGGCTAGGATTGAATACATTATAGATGAGATCAAAGATATATTAGAGCCAACTTATGGGGTTATAGTTTATCAAGAGCAAGTTATGCAAATTGTTCAAAAAGTTGGAGGTTTTTCTTTAGGTGCTGCTGATATTGTTAGGCGTGCTATGAGTAAGAAAAAAGAAGATGAGATGAAAGAGCTTAAAAAACAATATCTTGTCGGTGCTAAAAATCAAGGTTATAATGAAAATAAAGCTGACGAGTTGTTTGAGATGATTATGAAATTTGCTTCTTATGGGTTTAACAAATCTCACGCAGCGGCTTATGCCATGATAACTTTTCAAACAGCTTATTTAAAAACATTTTATCCAGCTGAGTTTATGGCAGCACTTCTTACAAGTGAAGAGGATAATATGGATAAAGTCGCAATATATATTGATGAGATTAAAAGACTTAATATAGATATTTTACCGCCTAGTATAAATAAATCTTTTAGACAATTTAGCGTTATAAAAAAAGACAATAAAGAAGCTATTATTTTCGGAATGGGTGCTATAAAAGGAGTTGGACTTGGAGCTATTGACAATATTGTAAAAGAGAGAGAAAAAGATGGAGATTTTACTAATATAAATGATTTTGTCTCAAGAATTGATAGTTTTAAAGTAAACAAAAGAGTTACAGAGGCACTTATAAAATCTGGTGCAATGGATTGCTTAGGGCTTACTAGAATGGCGCTTTTACAAAATATAGAAAATATAACAGATGCCTGCAGAAACTCAGCTAAAATCAAAAATGATGCACAAAATTCACTATTTGGCTTAGAAGATGGTATAGCAAATGTTGAGGTGAATTTCATTCCAAATAGCGATGAATATGATATGAAAAGCCTTTTAAGGCTTGAAAAAGAGAGTTTGGGAATTTATATCTCAGGGCATCCACTTGGTGAATTTGAAGATGAGATAAATAGTATGCAATACACCCTAACAAGTGAATTTGAAAATTTAAAAGACTATACTGAGACCATTTTAATTGGCAAAATCGAAGATATTGATATAAAAATTACTAGGCGTGGAAAAAAAATGGGGATAATCTCAGCCTTAGATTTGCATGGTAACTTTGAAATGGTAGCTTTTGATGACAAACTTGAAAAGATAGAAAGCTTTAGTGAAGAGGAGCGTGGCAGGCCATATGTTTTTGCTGTACGCATTATAAAAGATGAACACCAGTATAAAATAAGCGTAAATGATGTATTTAGTTTAGAAGATGCTAAAAATGGAGAGTTTAAGCAAAAAAGCTATAATAGAAAAAACGATAGCTATAAAAATGAATATCAAAATGAGCAAAAACGAAATATTGAAGATTGTGAAATAGAATTAAATTTAGATAATTTAGATGTTGATTTAATAAACAAAATTTATAATTTAGCTTACAAATCAAACAATGGAGTAAATAGCAAAAGACTTGTTTTAAAGATTATAACAAGTAGTAAAATTTTTATTTTTGAAACAAACTTTTTTATAGACGATAGATTTTTAGATAATATGAAGGAGTTTTTGGCTGCTTAA